The genome window CTTCAGTTGGACAGTTATGAAGGTGCTGCGTAAACAATGCTGGCATGTTACAAAGTTGGCTGTATGCTATGTGAAGTCACTTAATTTCCTGAACTGTTGCCCTAGTGGTTTGTAGTACCTCCTCGTATATGTGTGGCTGCCCATGCAGGAGCTGGTAGGGGGATTGCTCATGAGTACAGCGAGTCATGGTGCTCTCCTGGAAAAACAGCGAGTCCAGCTGGCAGACCGATCCAGGCCCCCTTGTGAAGTAATCCACCAGCTCAGCCTTATGCACTGCCACCTCTTCTGGGGTCAGCGTCTGTGGATGAAAGTATACTATAGCCATGTTGTGGCCCTCTGCATTGGTCCTCACTGTGATCTCTCTCCAGTGACCCCCAGTGTGGAAAAGCAGGCAGGGCTCCAGGAAAGAGAGGCGAATAAAGTCCTGATAACTTCTGGCCACCATTTTGTGCTTCTCTGGCATGTTGAGAAGGTGGTCTCCGTTGACGCAGACAATGTTTCCCTTCTTCCCTGTGCCCACGTAAAACCCAACTGTCTTTGGATTCCCATCCACTCCTCTGTTGACAGAAAAGGTAGACTTGTTGCGGTAGCCATCCCTAACTGGTGATGGCAGAACAGGCAAGACAGGGAAGCTGAGTTTACTTCTGACAGGTAATGAGGACTGTGATTGTAGTTCACCTGAAAGATACCCCGACAGCTGAGACAGGATCCTTTCCTGATGCATTAGCTTGAGCTCAAGTTGCTCATCATAACTCAGCCTCCACAGAGGGGTGACTGCATCAGCCAACCTTTCCTCCCAGGACAGATGAGTCAAAGTAGCcttcttttgcctttttctcAAATGTGTCTTTGATGGTGGATTCCTCTCGTCCGCTAAAATCGTGTCACTGGTTGAAAACCACAGGCAGGTTTTCCTCAAAGCATGCAGGTAATTGCGTTTGATAAATATGACTGACCTGGTTTGTGCAGCTGCTAAAGCCATTTTGACTTTCAAATAAGTATCGATGTCATAGGCTGCCTCAATGGTCAGCTAGTGACACGGACACGATCAGCGTAGCTAAATATcggaaataaagaaacaatctGACCTGAAAAATGACAGATTAAAGACATACTTTCTGTCCGACGTTTATAAAGTGCATGCTGGTTGTTTCAAACTGCTGTGACGTATTATTTACGAGACAAATAACGTCTCGGCGTCATCTCTGTGCGGCCCAGGGTAAGTAAACATTTCCGCTGTGTCGCGATGGACTCAAACAAGGACGAA of Eleginops maclovinus isolate JMC-PN-2008 ecotype Puerto Natales chromosome 22, JC_Emac_rtc_rv5, whole genome shotgun sequence contains these proteins:
- the trmt2b gene encoding tRNA (uracil-5-)-methyltransferase homolog B — protein: MALAAAQTRSVIFIKRNYLHALRKTCLWFSTSDTILADERNPPSKTHLRKRQKKATLTHLSWEERLADAVTPLWRLSYDEQLELKLMHQERILSQLSGYLSGELQSQSSLPVRSKLSFPVLPVLPSPVRDGYRNKSTFSVNRGVDGNPKTVGFYVGTGKKGNIVCVNGDHLLNMPEKHKMVARSYQDFIRLSFLEPCLLFHTGGHWREITVRTNAEGHNMAIVYFHPQTLTPEEVAVHKAELVDYFTRGPGSVCQLDSLFFQESTMTRCTHEQSPYQLLHGQPHIYEELLGFKFRISADAFFQVNQAAAEVLYSTVRQLCIPNPDEGGERTPFGGILLDVCCGTGAIGITTSPRVDRIIGIELVQQAVEDAQHNAALNNVLNCEFIPGKAEVVLPGLMSQLSSKGGEPVAAVVNPARAGLHYRVVRALRNQPNIRRLVYVSCKPDGEAMRNFRELCCAPDLTKKLTGEAFSPTLAVPVDMFPHTPHCELVLLFER